The following proteins come from a genomic window of Eisenibacter elegans DSM 3317:
- a CDS encoding polysaccharide biosynthesis tyrosine autokinase has product MLLVTLSITGAYLYIRYTKPLYQSASNLKLEIKSTGNNVLGLRGVSMDGGDLYGEIEYIRSEIIYDELLKRSPELHVSYYAKGNILDNELYSSSPFELVYEQFDESLMDQKISVEILSKQEYILSYQIGNSVVKQQYQFGQAINLGGKVCQLVLKNTFSPGSSYSYYYFVVNSRSALINYLQQNLSVGIINQTARIISVAFKEHNIYKARDIVNKIDSIYLEKTVEKQNQSYKQQLRYLDEQIAKIEQKLASYEDTLERFILTNKVRSGEEIFNKALSGIEEMLVKKNTLVEQLTTLQQLDNWVQQDSLNLETLPEIAVDDARLTTLFTELNQLKERRNSMALTRTANSQSLRYLEEQYATAKSKAAQQIQAQQKRLYRQLAEVRGKIAESEQQFFSAPAKEKAFNRIQRLYNIDEGYYLSMLNRKAEIGIAGAGIIPEFVILSPANLPSVAIYPQKRTIYPIGLGVGLILSLLLVGGRYILSDTIGNQAELERLLYAPVLGAVPHYRPRKYKSQHSRLMVADNPRSVLNEALRAIRTNIDFMLPPGQRLHQRAEAKIIAVSSTVSGEGKTFVAVNTAGIIAMSGLRVIVLDCDMRRPKVHLAFDYLDNDNEAGGLSTLLIGRTTLESVIKKQTRVENLHFIPAGPIPPNPSELILRTEFEELLVSLKAKYDIILIDSPPVGLVTDGILIMQKADVPLFVFRANYSRRVFVKGLNKLLQQKNVQNLAAILNASKATGGYGYGYGYGSYGSYQSPYYEEDTPAWRTFLQNIWAIINQRK; this is encoded by the coding sequence GTGTTGTTAGTAACGCTTTCCATCACTGGTGCATACCTCTATATCCGCTATACCAAGCCGCTATACCAGTCGGCTTCTAATCTCAAGCTAGAAATCAAAAGCACAGGCAACAATGTGTTGGGGCTGCGGGGCGTAAGTATGGATGGGGGCGACCTATACGGTGAAATAGAATATATTCGCTCCGAAATCATCTATGACGAGCTACTCAAGCGCTCTCCCGAATTGCACGTAAGCTACTATGCCAAGGGCAATATCTTAGACAATGAGCTGTATAGCTCTTCGCCTTTTGAGCTGGTGTACGAACAGTTTGACGAATCGTTGATGGATCAAAAAATCTCTGTCGAAATTCTGAGCAAGCAGGAATACATCCTCTCTTATCAGATAGGCAATAGTGTAGTCAAACAGCAATATCAGTTTGGACAGGCAATTAATCTGGGTGGGAAGGTATGCCAATTAGTGCTAAAAAACACCTTCAGCCCCGGCAGTAGTTATAGCTATTATTATTTTGTAGTCAACAGCCGTAGCGCCCTGATCAATTATCTTCAACAAAACCTGAGCGTAGGCATTATCAACCAAACTGCCCGCATCATCAGTGTGGCCTTCAAAGAACACAACATTTATAAGGCACGTGATATTGTCAATAAAATCGACAGCATCTACCTAGAGAAAACAGTAGAAAAACAAAATCAAAGCTACAAACAACAACTACGCTACCTCGATGAGCAAATCGCGAAGATAGAGCAAAAACTGGCCTCTTACGAAGATACCCTAGAGCGCTTTATCCTGACCAATAAGGTGCGCAGTGGAGAAGAAATCTTTAACAAAGCGCTGAGCGGCATAGAGGAAATGCTGGTCAAGAAAAACACGTTGGTAGAGCAACTCACCACCCTCCAGCAGCTCGATAATTGGGTACAACAGGACTCGCTCAACCTCGAAACCCTGCCCGAAATAGCTGTAGACGATGCTCGCCTGACCACGCTTTTCACTGAGCTAAACCAGCTCAAGGAACGCCGCAACAGTATGGCGCTTACCCGCACAGCCAATAGCCAGTCTTTGCGCTATCTCGAAGAACAATACGCTACAGCCAAGAGCAAAGCCGCCCAGCAGATTCAGGCCCAACAAAAACGCCTCTACCGACAATTGGCTGAAGTAAGGGGTAAAATCGCCGAATCGGAACAACAGTTTTTTAGTGCTCCTGCCAAAGAAAAAGCCTTTAACCGTATCCAACGGCTGTATAACATTGATGAGGGCTACTACCTCAGCATGCTCAACCGTAAGGCCGAAATAGGGATAGCCGGGGCAGGCATTATTCCGGAATTTGTGATTTTGTCGCCGGCCAATCTCCCCAGTGTAGCCATCTACCCCCAAAAGCGCACCATCTACCCCATCGGGCTAGGGGTAGGACTGATACTTTCGCTGCTTTTGGTAGGAGGGCGATACATCTTGAGTGATACCATCGGCAACCAAGCCGAACTAGAGCGCCTGCTCTATGCGCCGGTGCTAGGAGCTGTGCCCCACTATCGACCACGCAAATACAAAAGCCAACACTCTCGCCTGATGGTGGCCGACAACCCACGCTCCGTACTCAACGAAGCCCTACGGGCTATCCGTACCAATATCGACTTTATGTTGCCCCCTGGCCAACGCCTACACCAACGCGCCGAGGCCAAAATCATTGCGGTCTCCTCTACAGTCAGCGGCGAGGGCAAAACCTTTGTGGCGGTCAATACCGCCGGTATTATTGCCATGTCGGGGCTGAGGGTCATTGTGTTGGACTGCGACATGCGCCGCCCCAAAGTCCATCTAGCCTTTGACTATTTGGATAATGACAACGAGGCCGGCGGCTTGAGCACCCTGCTCATTGGTCGAACCACGCTGGAGTCTGTCATCAAAAAACAAACACGCGTCGAAAATCTACACTTTATACCTGCCGGCCCCATACCTCCTAACCCCTCTGAGCTGATTCTTCGCACGGAATTTGAAGAACTATTAGTCTCGCTCAAAGCAAAATATGACATTATCCTCATCGACAGCCCGCCGGTGGGCTTGGTTACAGATGGGATATTGATTATGCAAAAAGCTGATGTACCGCTGTTTGTCTTTAGGGCAAATTATTCGCGTCGAGTTTTTGTCAAAGGACTCAACAAATTGCTACAACAAAAAAATGTACAAAACCTAGCCGCCATTCTCAATGCGTCCAAAGCAACCGGAGGATATGGATATGGATACGGATATGGCAGCTACGGCTCTTACCAATCGCCCTACTATGAAGAAGATACGCCTGCTTGGCGGACTTTTCTTCAAAACATATGGGCAATTATCAACCAACGTAAGTAA
- a CDS encoding tyrosine-protein phosphatase, which translates to MIGLLFSKSAHSNPWLRTDNWLHTDIHSHLLPGIDDGVKTLAEAAALIEQFQALGYQKLITTPHIMMDYYRNTPCIIQERLEELQAYLKQEGINICIEAAAEYYMDEGLAEMIKRDDPLLTFGDRYVLVETAFINRPLNFWEMLFELQVLGYRPVLAHPERYAYLQKDLRLLDEIAQRGILLQVNQIALSGYYGSEAKRLAKYIIQKKMLSFVGSDCHGVRHMQAMQVTHKLKGFQKLAEQPLLNAQL; encoded by the coding sequence ATGATAGGACTACTCTTCTCCAAATCAGCCCATAGCAACCCTTGGTTACGTACCGATAACTGGCTACACACAGATATACACTCGCATCTATTGCCCGGCATCGATGATGGGGTGAAGACGCTGGCCGAGGCCGCTGCGCTCATAGAGCAGTTTCAGGCTTTGGGCTACCAAAAGCTCATCACCACGCCCCACATCATGATGGACTATTACCGCAATACGCCCTGTATCATCCAAGAACGACTCGAAGAACTGCAAGCTTACCTCAAACAAGAGGGCATCAATATATGTATAGAAGCTGCCGCAGAGTATTATATGGATGAGGGCTTGGCCGAAATGATCAAGCGCGATGACCCGCTGCTGACCTTTGGCGACCGCTATGTGTTGGTAGAAACGGCCTTTATCAATCGACCGCTCAATTTTTGGGAGATGCTCTTCGAGCTACAAGTCCTAGGCTATCGCCCTGTATTGGCACACCCCGAGCGCTATGCTTATTTGCAAAAAGACCTCCGCCTATTGGACGAAATCGCGCAGCGAGGTATCTTGCTGCAAGTCAATCAAATAGCACTATCAGGATACTATGGCTCAGAGGCCAAACGCTTGGCCAAATACATCATTCAGAAAAAAATGCTTAGTTTTGTAGGCTCTGACTGCCACGGGGTGCGACACATGCAGGCAATGCAAGTAACACACAAACTCAAAGGCTTTCAAAAATTAGCAGAACAACCCCTACTCAATGCTCAACTCTGA
- a CDS encoding SDR family NAD(P)-dependent oxidoreductase yields MLNSDFQDYNHLPTYDKTVLVTGATGLIGSFVVRLLLQQGATIHALRRQSSTPLLLEGLDEQIHWHEGDVLDVDSLEAAMEGVQSVIHCAATVSFHPRDYAHMFKVNVEGTANVVNVALTTGIEDFCFVSSVAALGRKKGQMLIDESNQWETSPLNSQYAQSKHLAEMEVWRGIAEGLSAVIVNPSVVLGPGELDKSSTQLFNYVYTQKPFYIDGYLNYVDVRDVATSILLLLARQIRGERFVVSAGTITYLEMFGYMAETLGKKAPRIKVNGRMAGIAWRLASLQSWLTGGRPFITRETAQIAQNSFTFDNQKIKKRLDYQFKSAQEAIQWTGQALLAREKNPKA; encoded by the coding sequence ATGCTCAACTCTGATTTTCAAGACTATAACCACCTTCCTACATACGACAAAACGGTATTGGTTACCGGGGCTACCGGCCTAATCGGTAGCTTTGTTGTCAGACTCCTACTCCAACAAGGCGCTACCATACACGCCCTTCGCAGGCAAAGCAGTACCCCACTACTGCTAGAAGGGCTTGATGAACAGATACATTGGCACGAAGGAGATGTGTTGGATGTGGATAGCCTCGAAGCAGCGATGGAGGGCGTTCAGTCTGTAATTCACTGCGCCGCTACAGTTTCTTTTCACCCCCGCGACTACGCGCATATGTTTAAGGTCAATGTAGAGGGGACGGCCAATGTGGTCAATGTGGCCCTCACAACAGGCATAGAAGACTTTTGCTTTGTCAGCTCAGTGGCTGCGCTAGGTCGCAAAAAGGGGCAGATGCTCATCGATGAAAGCAATCAATGGGAGACTTCTCCCCTCAACAGCCAATACGCACAGTCCAAACACCTAGCCGAGATGGAAGTCTGGCGCGGGATTGCCGAAGGCCTCTCGGCGGTGATTGTCAACCCATCGGTAGTGTTGGGCCCCGGAGAGCTAGACAAAAGCAGTACCCAGCTATTCAACTATGTTTATACCCAAAAGCCGTTTTATATTGATGGCTACCTCAACTATGTCGATGTGCGCGATGTAGCCACTTCCATACTTTTATTGCTTGCCCGCCAAATACGTGGGGAGCGCTTTGTGGTCAGCGCCGGCACGATTACCTACCTCGAAATGTTTGGCTATATGGCCGAAACATTGGGCAAAAAGGCTCCTCGTATCAAGGTCAATGGCCGTATGGCCGGGATAGCTTGGCGCTTGGCCAGCCTCCAATCTTGGCTTACCGGAGGCCGCCCCTTCATCACCCGCGAAACAGCTCAGATAGCCCAAAACTCTTTTACTTTCGACAATCAAAAAATAAAAAAGAGGCTCGACTATCAGTTCAAAAGCGCCCAAGAGGCAATTCAATGGACTGGGCAAGCCTTGCTGGCGCGTGAGAAAAACCCAAAAGCCTAG
- a CDS encoding tetratricopeptide repeat protein: protein MIDDFDSRDETEETVVRFEQMLRQEEFFFFDVETYERIIEYYREREEYETALQACEMALSQYPFSNEIKFEKAQVLASLDEFEDALELIEQLEVLYPQDKDLIFLKGNVLYLCGQYTEAIESLEQALPFAQDKDEIYFRIGYVYAQSEEQMPQAISYFQKALRENIAHEAAALELAFCLDFIDDFAEGVRFYEEVINENPYAHYAWYNLGLLHANMEQYGQALQALSYAVLIQEDFAAAHYAMGHAYMNNSDYREAQQTYLLAIDHTPSPDPEMLCCLGAAYEKDQQYSPAIRYYNQALQLDPTYADAWFGVGACLFYQEKWFESLHFLRKTVTYNDDNDLYWLVLANAEYQIGNTVASFEAYMRASEINPTNPEVWLNWSLLCFEQGEEDKAVQLLSEGIEECPEEALLYYRMAAYLIDAGKYKQAFSFLENALTLDFDKHTVLFDFFTSLDVQKALFKIIDQYRQDHS from the coding sequence ATGATAGACGATTTTGACAGCAGAGATGAAACTGAAGAAACCGTTGTCCGATTTGAGCAGATGCTCCGACAAGAGGAATTCTTTTTTTTCGATGTAGAAACTTATGAGCGCATCATCGAGTATTACCGTGAGCGCGAAGAATATGAAACAGCCCTTCAGGCCTGTGAGATGGCCTTATCGCAATATCCCTTTTCTAACGAAATTAAATTTGAAAAAGCACAGGTACTGGCAAGTTTAGATGAGTTTGAGGATGCGCTCGAACTCATCGAGCAGCTCGAAGTACTCTATCCGCAAGACAAAGACCTGATTTTTTTGAAGGGAAATGTACTCTATCTCTGTGGCCAGTATACCGAAGCCATTGAGTCATTGGAGCAAGCCCTGCCTTTTGCACAAGACAAAGATGAGATTTATTTTCGTATAGGCTATGTCTATGCCCAATCAGAAGAGCAGATGCCGCAAGCCATCAGCTATTTCCAAAAAGCCCTGCGCGAAAATATAGCTCACGAGGCCGCCGCGCTTGAGTTGGCCTTCTGCCTAGACTTTATCGATGACTTTGCCGAGGGAGTGCGTTTTTACGAAGAGGTCATCAATGAAAATCCTTATGCACACTATGCTTGGTATAACCTTGGCCTCTTACACGCCAATATGGAGCAATATGGCCAAGCCCTACAAGCGCTCAGCTATGCAGTCCTGATTCAGGAAGACTTTGCCGCTGCTCACTATGCCATGGGGCACGCCTACATGAACAATAGCGACTACCGCGAGGCCCAACAAACCTACCTGCTGGCCATAGACCACACCCCAAGCCCTGACCCTGAAATGCTTTGCTGCCTAGGCGCGGCCTACGAAAAAGACCAACAGTATAGCCCCGCCATACGCTATTATAACCAAGCCCTACAGCTCGACCCTACCTATGCCGACGCTTGGTTTGGGGTTGGAGCTTGCCTTTTTTATCAGGAAAAATGGTTCGAATCGCTACATTTTTTGCGCAAAACCGTTACTTACAACGATGACAACGACCTCTACTGGCTCGTCTTGGCCAATGCCGAATACCAAATCGGCAATACCGTAGCCAGCTTCGAAGCATATATGCGCGCCAGCGAAATCAACCCGACCAACCCAGAAGTATGGCTCAATTGGTCTTTGCTTTGCTTCGAGCAAGGCGAAGAAGACAAGGCCGTACAGCTCCTGAGTGAAGGAATAGAAGAATGCCCTGAAGAAGCATTGCTCTACTATCGGATGGCGGCCTACCTCATCGACGCAGGAAAATACAAACAAGCCTTCTCGTTTCTAGAAAATGCCCTAACTTTGGACTTTGATAAGCACACTGTACTGTTCGACTTTTTTACGAGCCTAGACGTACAAAAAGCGCTTTTCAAAATCATTGATCAATACAGACAAGACCATTCATGA
- a CDS encoding phosphosulfolactate synthase, with product MNEHPNYVLNGVPERSLKPRDNGYTMVMDKGLSTREVEDMLSVSADYIDIVKLGWATSYVVPNLKEKLQVYKQAGIPYYFGGTLFEAFLIRKQFEDYRRVLEKYDMEYVEVSDGSISLPHEEKCKYISILKEQVTVLSEVGSKDVNDIIPPYQWIKLMQAELDAGAWKVIGEAREGGNVGLFRDSGEVRQGLVKEIIHSIPSDKIIWEAPQKSQQTWFIKLLGANVNLGNIAPNEVIPLETLRLGLRSDTFSHFLRAEDINEGMQLRGNIAK from the coding sequence ATGAACGAACATCCTAACTACGTTTTAAACGGAGTCCCCGAACGTAGCCTCAAACCTCGCGACAACGGCTACACCATGGTAATGGACAAAGGGCTTTCGACACGCGAAGTAGAAGATATGCTCAGCGTCTCGGCTGATTATATCGACATTGTCAAGCTAGGCTGGGCTACTTCATATGTAGTGCCTAATTTGAAAGAAAAGCTACAGGTATACAAGCAGGCCGGTATCCCCTATTATTTTGGGGGGACGCTGTTTGAGGCCTTTTTGATTCGCAAGCAGTTTGAAGACTACCGCCGTGTACTCGAGAAGTACGATATGGAGTATGTAGAGGTATCGGATGGGTCTATTTCTTTGCCTCACGAAGAAAAATGTAAATACATCAGCATCCTCAAAGAGCAGGTAACTGTGCTTTCGGAAGTAGGCTCGAAGGATGTCAATGATATCATCCCCCCTTATCAGTGGATTAAGCTGATGCAGGCAGAGCTAGACGCAGGGGCTTGGAAAGTAATTGGCGAAGCCCGCGAAGGCGGAAACGTCGGCCTATTCCGTGATTCGGGCGAGGTGCGTCAGGGGTTGGTCAAAGAGATTATTCACTCTATCCCCTCAGACAAGATTATCTGGGAAGCCCCCCAAAAATCACAGCAAACTTGGTTTATCAAGCTCCTAGGAGCCAATGTAAACCTAGGCAATATTGCCCCCAATGAGGTAATCCCACTCGAAACGCTCCGACTAGGTTTGCGTTCCGATACCTTTAGCCATTTCTTGCGCGCTGAAGACATCAATGAAGGGATGCAGTTGCGCGGCAACATCGCCAAATAG
- a CDS encoding DUF368 domain-containing protein yields the protein MQASYFFLFLKGLAMGAADVVPGVSGGTIAFITGIYERLLNAIRSVNGTALQLLLRGRIAEFWKHTDATFLLVLVLGVGTAFVSLAKLITFLLKAYPEMLWAFFFGLIAASAFVVSKQVRQANVAVWLVGIVGALVAYFITVAVPAETPTALWFIFLSGAIAICAMILPGISGSFILVLLGKYEYMMQAIKTLQIKDIAVFIVGAVMGLLSFSHLISWALRRYHDLTIALLTGFMVGALNKVWPWKQTLKTYTDRHGEAKPLVQQNVWPWEYTDLTGQADYLLYCVLLAVLGFGLVYLLSKFSPQPSEAPKQTA from the coding sequence ATGCAAGCATCATACTTCTTCTTGTTTCTAAAAGGGCTGGCTATGGGCGCAGCCGATGTGGTGCCGGGAGTTTCCGGCGGAACCATCGCTTTTATTACTGGTATTTATGAGCGCTTGCTCAATGCGATTCGTTCTGTCAACGGCACCGCATTGCAGCTACTCTTACGAGGGCGTATCGCCGAGTTTTGGAAACACACCGACGCTACTTTTTTGCTGGTGCTGGTATTGGGAGTGGGGACAGCCTTTGTGAGCTTGGCCAAACTCATTACTTTTTTACTCAAGGCTTACCCCGAAATGCTATGGGCATTTTTCTTCGGACTGATAGCGGCTTCGGCCTTCGTGGTGAGCAAACAGGTGCGGCAGGCCAATGTGGCTGTTTGGCTTGTAGGCATTGTAGGGGCTTTGGTGGCCTATTTTATCACCGTAGCCGTTCCTGCCGAAACACCAACGGCACTGTGGTTTATTTTCCTCAGTGGAGCCATTGCCATTTGTGCGATGATTTTGCCCGGTATCTCAGGTAGTTTTATCTTGGTGCTTTTGGGCAAGTATGAATATATGATGCAGGCCATCAAGACTTTGCAAATCAAAGATATCGCCGTTTTTATAGTAGGGGCAGTAATGGGCTTGCTTTCTTTTTCTCACCTGATTTCGTGGGCCTTGCGCCGCTACCACGACCTGACAATCGCCCTGCTGACGGGCTTTATGGTAGGAGCGCTCAACAAGGTATGGCCTTGGAAACAGACACTAAAAACGTATACCGACCGACACGGGGAGGCGAAGCCTCTGGTACAACAGAATGTATGGCCTTGGGAGTATACCGACCTCACCGGCCAAGCAGACTATCTACTGTACTGTGTCTTGTTGGCCGTGTTGGGCTTCGGACTGGTATACCTGCTCAGCAAATTCAGCCCGCAACCTAGTGAAGCTCCAAAACAGACGGCTTAG
- the lpdA gene encoding dihydrolipoyl dehydrogenase — translation MSTKYDLIVIGGGPGGYVAAIRASQLGLKVAVVEKESLGGVCLNWGCIPTKALLKSAQVFEYIQHADSYGIQVGNAKVNFDGMVKRSREVAGGMSKGIQFLFKKNKIDTLEGFGKLMPNKQVEVTDDKGKKTVYSADHIILATGGRARELPNLPIDNQKIIGYRKAMVLEQQPKSMVVVGSGAIGVEFAYFYHTIGTQVTIVEYLPNIVPNEDEEVSKQLERTYKKMGMNILTNAEVTAVDTKGKGCKVSVKTKKGEEILECDVVLSAVGVVANLEGIGLEDVGVATDKGKVLVDEYYRTNIPGVYAIGDITHGPALAHVASAEGIICVENIAGHHPEPLDYANIPGCTYCSPEIASVGMTEKAARDAGYDIKVGKFPFSASGKASAAGAKDGFVKVIFDAKYGEWLGAHMIGANVTEMIAEVVVARRLETTAHEIIKSVHPHPTMSEAVMEAAAAAYGEVIHM, via the coding sequence ATGTCTACAAAATACGATTTGATTGTCATTGGTGGCGGGCCGGGAGGCTATGTAGCTGCTATCCGTGCCTCACAGCTAGGGCTCAAAGTAGCCGTAGTTGAAAAAGAGTCGCTAGGCGGTGTATGCCTCAACTGGGGCTGTATCCCTACCAAGGCCCTACTCAAGAGCGCCCAAGTATTTGAATATATCCAACACGCCGACAGCTACGGCATTCAGGTAGGTAATGCCAAAGTAAACTTTGACGGGATGGTAAAGCGCAGCCGCGAAGTAGCTGGGGGGATGAGCAAAGGGATTCAGTTTTTGTTCAAAAAGAATAAAATTGATACCCTTGAAGGCTTTGGCAAACTAATGCCCAACAAACAAGTAGAAGTAACCGACGACAAAGGTAAGAAAACCGTCTACAGTGCCGACCATATCATCTTAGCCACCGGTGGTCGTGCGCGTGAATTGCCCAACCTGCCCATCGACAACCAAAAAATCATTGGCTACCGCAAGGCGATGGTGCTGGAGCAGCAGCCTAAGTCGATGGTAGTGGTAGGCTCCGGCGCTATCGGGGTAGAGTTTGCTTATTTCTACCATACCATCGGCACACAAGTAACGATTGTAGAGTACCTGCCCAATATTGTTCCTAATGAAGACGAGGAGGTATCGAAACAGTTGGAGCGTACCTACAAAAAAATGGGGATGAACATCCTCACCAATGCCGAGGTAACAGCCGTAGACACCAAGGGCAAAGGCTGTAAGGTAAGTGTGAAGACCAAGAAGGGCGAAGAAATTCTGGAGTGTGATGTGGTACTCTCTGCCGTAGGCGTAGTCGCCAATCTCGAAGGTATCGGCCTAGAGGATGTAGGCGTTGCTACTGACAAAGGCAAGGTGCTGGTCGATGAATATTACCGTACCAATATCCCCGGAGTGTATGCCATTGGCGACATTACCCACGGCCCGGCGCTGGCACACGTAGCCTCTGCCGAAGGCATTATCTGTGTCGAAAATATCGCGGGTCATCATCCCGAGCCACTCGACTATGCCAACATCCCCGGCTGTACGTATTGCAGTCCCGAAATTGCCTCTGTCGGGATGACCGAAAAGGCCGCCCGCGATGCCGGATATGATATCAAAGTAGGTAAATTCCCTTTCTCGGCCTCTGGCAAAGCCAGTGCCGCCGGCGCCAAAGATGGCTTTGTCAAAGTAATTTTTGATGCCAAATATGGTGAGTGGTTGGGCGCTCATATGATTGGAGCCAACGTAACAGAAATGATTGCCGAAGTTGTGGTGGCGCGCCGTCTCGAAACCACCGCACACGAAATCATCAAGTCGGTACACCCACACCCTACCATGTCGGAAGCTGTAATGGAAGCCGCCGCCGCCGCCTACGGTGAGGTAATCCATATGTAA
- a CDS encoding ATP-binding protein: MKDTVQAKVLSVNEFKEIMTDFTNPLEIFRETVQNSYDAGATEIIITLDNNEETKRLDIVIEDNGEGLLPKQFSNFFDLGNSTKRGTKNKQYIGEKGHGTKICYNSDKLVLESWCEGKKYYSEMDMPRYKLTKKSPPEVPSYTKPAEVPHKEKKQQGTRITIQGYLTDDYDSGNDKTFHHAAVKDYLLWFSAWGSVEAEFGSQENAKKIIKLRGVNYDESRDQEKYDFKIGKDGYEHIPFGHRFPEKEVSSTEELKRYAKKVAEGDIRAPLSVKQNAEKYWEKFFAKRIVLDGDVKLGVRK, encoded by the coding sequence ATGAAAGATACTGTACAAGCCAAAGTTTTATCAGTCAATGAGTTTAAGGAAATTATGACTGATTTCACTAATCCGTTAGAAATATTTCGCGAGACCGTACAAAACAGCTATGATGCCGGAGCAACAGAAATCATCATCACACTCGATAACAACGAAGAGACAAAAAGGTTGGACATTGTCATTGAAGACAATGGAGAAGGCTTACTACCAAAGCAATTTAGCAATTTTTTTGATTTAGGCAACTCTACTAAAAGAGGTACCAAAAACAAACAATACATTGGGGAAAAAGGGCATGGGACGAAAATCTGCTACAACTCTGATAAACTGGTGTTAGAGTCTTGGTGCGAAGGAAAGAAGTATTATAGTGAAATGGATATGCCTAGATATAAACTCACCAAAAAGTCGCCACCCGAAGTCCCTAGTTATACCAAGCCTGCGGAAGTACCCCATAAAGAGAAAAAACAACAGGGAACACGCATCACAATTCAAGGCTACCTAACTGATGATTATGATTCAGGGAATGATAAAACCTTTCATCATGCGGCAGTTAAAGATTATTTATTATGGTTTTCTGCTTGGGGGTCAGTAGAGGCAGAGTTTGGCAGTCAAGAAAATGCCAAGAAAATTATTAAGCTCAGAGGGGTAAACTATGATGAATCTAGAGACCAAGAGAAGTATGATTTCAAAATTGGTAAAGATGGTTATGAGCATATACCTTTTGGGCATCGATTCCCAGAAAAGGAAGTATCCAGCACTGAGGAATTGAAAAGATATGCTAAAAAGGTCGCAGAGGGCGATATACGGGCTCCGCTATCTGTAAAGCAAAATGCGGAGAAGTATTGGGAAAAGTTTTTTGCCAAACGTATAGTTCTAGATGGTGATGTGAAACTAGGGGTACGCAAGTGA